In Cryptomeria japonica chromosome 10, Sugi_1.0, whole genome shotgun sequence, a genomic segment contains:
- the LOC131075872 gene encoding protein LONGIFOLIA 2, with amino-acid sequence MSTKFLHAISDDPNLEKQLEKQIGCMTGIFQMFDRHQILAVKRLYGHKKLPAARQSFSCESPRPDDKTHSVQYAGGDESHRSPVDSLGHSNAEPSSRGTSRASSVDYSNSSRFSACIPESMPSEKLEAARSSWDDRVTKSLNTKDSRRLPVVNRGNASILSKEPPSPSLDSRQPGRLSLDIRDVVRDSFYRDCPRLSVEIKADDRSQSREGHKYVLKPKDSPRPPMDVKDASKQQQSSLSFSPKVGKSPKSRSQVPSDGKSRTSADKASEDITKKSRSLADLNESLRVLAKLREAPWNFVESKEAPRPSFESKEGPRFSFSKDSPRFSCDGKEIPRSSSLKLREPPRLSLDSRESSRNFVDLKRNSSVNDTPNATQRHGHTSGDFIELDQCSGRKRSPSVVARLMGLEEMPTGSSTPSQKRELSNQCSSEEKSVPRTSAEVRNSLEYLKIESFKQSREKENSLIELSKSHNFKPQFSTDRSNLVEATADRKLTSTRHIQSSDSPRFKHHERVPKPILTQRCNVETAPWRQPDSYQTHPRKAVEAQNFLPELARKNDGSSQYLYSEIEKRLKLLELENCDKDLRTLKQILEAMQHKGLLDSTKERLNRHQNDGSYTPRSRVFQEAKPASRTSEMEVYHMKSGSSNSATAFEAPIVIMKPTKLVNKSSNSARCPIEGLPGSPRKVGSITQSKNADSKRSTMGGNRVKDPQSGKSNHRESAYCYNNELTSPRQNKREHNCRTKSEEQSGQVSQRGRPSSPSPTLSPPTRSQQISREIINNAKNNHPSFSSPKAQRRKTEIERKPRQSVSLKSPKQGTKQFGSETENQSPRNRIRTKGTSVLQLEEVSECSRDTAGDQYPDTPRADEISVRSESNISSISQMDYEVTSSERSYTSKISNVKEEYDCKFDNENYYAVQSTGSTNAKLKKTSHFRTDYKASSAMTRHEISKNSPKLKDEELPSKMEELHLNQCEEMLISSTAPEASEQPSPVSVLDASLFYQDDLSPSPVKKCLIPFKEGETREAGNQDHWIDFNYYSPDPIPVSPMAINSKLLKNVQSLVRKLEDLASTEDTTMDLQMKSIANQHKAPEYKYMLEILSASGLLQKDPDSLPMEFHASGFPINPELFHVLEQKRNTKKSDDHEKLDRKLLFGTVNDILQRKLYPYLQFQQPWIIKQHNSLLACTRPSGEHLVKLVWDELQGFLSSFPPVDSYETIFSIMQKDLAENAERWCDYRSDIGEVVLDVERMIFKDLIDETMGILGYRVSRHPSSSSPITTDQTTRSRRQLLF; translated from the exons ATGTCAACCAAATTCCTTCATGCGATTTCTGATGATCCCAACTTGGAGAAACAGCTTGAGAAGCAAATTGGATGCATGACAGGAATTTTCCAGATGTTTGACAGGCATCAGATTCTGGCTGTGAAGCGTTTGTATGGCCACAAGAAGCTTCCCGCAG CTCGGCAATCTTTCAGTTGTGAGAGTCCAAGGCCTGATGACAAGACACATTCTGTACAGTATGCG GGAGGTGATGAAAGCCATAGATCACCAGTCGATTCCTTGGGACATTCAAATGCAGAGCCAAGTTCCAGAGGAACCTCCAGGGCTTCTTCTGTTGACTATAGTAACAGTAGCAGATTTTCTGCTTGTATCCCCGAATCAATGCCCTCGGAGAAGCTCGAGGCTGCGAGGAGCTCCTGGGATGACAGAGTCACGAAAAGCTTGAATACAAAAGATTCTCGAAGGTTGCCGGTGGTCAACAGGGGGAATGCCTCTATTCTGTCTAAAGAACCACCTTCTCCATCTCTTGATTCAAGACAGCCAGGAAGGCTCTCTCTTGATATCAGAGATGTAGTAAGGGATTCATTCTACAGAGATTGTCCTAGGCTCTCTGTTGAGATCAAGGCTGATGACAGATCTCAAAGCAGAGAGGGGCACAAATATGTTCTCAAGCCAAAGGACTCTCCAAGGCCTCCGATGGATGTAAAAGATGCAAGTAAACAACAGCAGTCATCACTAAGTTTCTCACCAAAAGTTGGAAAAAGTCCCAAGTCACGGAGTCAAGTTCCATCAGATGGCAAGTCAAGGACATCAGCAGATAAAGCTTCAGAAGATATAACTAAGAAGTCAAGATCGCTGGCTGATTTGAACGAGTCTCTCAGAGTTCTTGCAAAGTTAAGAGAGGCTCCATGGAATTTTGTGGAGAGCAAAGAGGCCCCACGGCCTTCTTTTGAATCAAAAGAAGGGCCCAGATTTTCGTTTTCAAAGGATTCTCCAAGGTTTTCATGTGATGGTAAGGAAATACCTCGTTCCTCATCACTAAAACTCAGAGAACCTCCAAGACTGTCCTTGGACAGCAGAGAATCTTCAAGAAATTTTGTTGATTTAAAAAGAAATTCTTCTGTTAATGACACACCCAATGCTACTCAAAGGCATGGTCATACCAGTGGAGATTTCATAGAACTAGATCAGTGTAGTGGAAGAAAGCGTTCACCAAGTGTTGTTGCACGGCTGATGGGTTTAGAAGAGATGCCAACTGGTTCATCTACTCCCTCTCAAAAAAGGGAACTATCAAACCAATGCTCATCTGAAGAAAAATCTGTCCCCAGAACTTCTGCAGAGGTGAGGAATAGCTTAGAATATTTGAAGATCGAATCTTTTAAGCAGAGTAGAGAGAAAGAAAATAGTTTAATTGAATTGTCAAAGAGCCATAATTTTAAACCCCAGTTCAGCACAGATAGATCTAATCTTGTTGAAGCAACAGCTGACAGAAAGTTGACTTCTACAAGACATATTCAGAGTTCGGATTCACCCAGGTTTAAACATCATGAAAGAGTTCCAAAACCAATCTTGACACAAAGGTGTAATGTTGAAACTGCTCCATGGAGGCAACCAGATAGTTACCAAACGCACCCAAGAAAAGCAGTTGAAGCTCAGAACTTCTTGCCAGAATTGGCCAGAAAGAATGATGGATCATCCCAATATCTTTACAGTGAAATTGAAAAGAGGCTGAAGCTACTGGAGCTTGAAAATTGTGATAAAGATCTTAGGACTCTCAAACAAATTCTTGAAGCGATGCAGCATAAGGGTCTCCTGGATTCTACCAAGGAGAGGCTAAATCGGCATCAAAATGATGGCAGTTACACACCTAGATCCAGAGTCTTTCAAGAAGCTAAACCTGCTTCAAGGACATCTGAAATGGAAGTATATCATATGAAATCTGGAAGCTCAAACTCTGCAACAGCTTTTGAGGCACCTATAGTGATAATGAAGCCTACAAAACTGGTTAACAAATCAAGTAACTCTGCTCGTTGTCCAATTGAAGGTTTGCCTGGTTCTCCAAGAAAAGTGGGTTCGATAACTCAATCTAAGAATGCAGACAGTAAGAGATCAACCATGGGCGGCAACAGAGTCAAGGACCCACAATCAGGTAAATCTAATCATAGAGAATCTGCATACTGTTATAACAATGAGCTTACTTCTCCAAGGCAAAACAAAAGAGAACATAATTGTAGGACAAAGTCCGAAGAACAGTCAGGTCAAGTTTCACAAAGGGGTAGGCCTAGTTCTCCATCACCAACTTTAAGTCCTCCTACCCGGAGCCAACAGATTTCCAGGGAGATCATTAACAATGCAAAGAACAACCATCCAAGTTTTTCTTCTCCAAAAGCACAAAGAAGGAAGACTGAAATTGAAAGGAAACCTAGACAATCTGTATCTCTAAAGTCTCCAAAACAGGGTACCAAACAATTTGGATCGGAAACAGAAAATCAATCACCTCGAAACAGAATCAGAACCAAAGGAACCTCTGTTCTGCAACTGGAGGAAGTGAGTGAATGTAGCAGAGATACAGCAGGAGATCAATACCCAGATACACCAAGAGCAGATGAAATTTCTGTTCGGTCAGAAAGTAATATAAGCTCAATTTCACAGATGGACTATGAGGTTACAAGTAGTGAAAGGTCATATACAAGCAAAATCAGTAATGTGAAGGAAGAATATGACTGCAAATTTGATAATGAAAACTATTATGCAGTTCAATCAACTGGTTCTACAAATGCAAAGTTGAAGAAAACATCACATTTCAGAACAGATTACAAG GCATCAAGTGCAATGACCAGACATGAAAtctccaaaaattctccaaaattgAAGGATGAAGAGTTGCCTTCGAAAATGGAAGAACTGCATTTGAATCAGTGTGAAGAAATGTTGATATCCAGTACAGCCCCAGAGGCTTCTGAGCAGCCCAGCCCTGTGTCTGTACTTGATGCTTCATTATTCTACCAGGATGACTTATCTCCATCGCCTGTCAAAAAATGCTTAATCCCTTTCAAAG AAGGTGAAACCAGAGAGGCTGGTAATCAAGACCACTGGATTGACTTCAATTATTATTCTCCAGACCCAATCCCAGTTAGCCCCATGGCTATCAATAGTAAACTGCTAAAAAATGTCCAGAGTCTGGTGAGAAAATTGGAAGACCTTGCCTCAACAGAAGACACAACTATGGACCTGCAAATGAAATCCATAGCCAACCAACACAAGGCTCCTGAATACAAATACATGTTAGAAATCCTATCGGCTTCAGGTCTCCTGCAAAAGGATCCAGACTCACTCCCCATGGAATTCCATGCATCTGGATTTCCAATAAACCCAGAGCTCTTCCATGTATTGGAACAGAAAAGGAATACTAAAAAATCTGACGATCATGAGAAGCTAGATAGAAAGCTTCTCTTTGGAACTGTGAATGACATATTACAGAGGAAGCTGTATCCTTACCTGCAGTTCCAGCAGCCATGGATAATAAAGCAGCATAATTCTCTTCTAGCTTGCACAAGGCCCAGTGGTGAGCACTTGGTAAAACTAGTATGGGATGAGCTACAGGGGTTCCTGTCTTCTTTTCCTCCAGTGGATTCGTATGAAACCATATTTTCCATAATGCAGAAGGATTTAGCAGAGAATGCAGAAAGGTGGTGTGATTATAGGAGTGATATTGGTGAGGTGGTCTTAGATGTTGAACGAATGATCTTCAAGGACTTGATTGATGAGACCATGGGTATCTTAGGATATAGAGTATCTAGGCAcccttcctcttcttctcccatCACCACTGATCAGACCACTAGGAGCCGAAGACAGCTACTTTTTTGA